Proteins found in one Borreliella valaisiana VS116 genomic segment:
- a CDS encoding NAD(P)H-dependent glycerol-3-phosphate dehydrogenase: MKISVIGAGAWGTAIAKSLADKFDFNIFLWSFEEDVKNCINNNNVNAKYLKSIKLPKNLVASSDLFEVVSMSDYIFIATPSLFTVDIFKKLDQFFHSLEIKPKLAILTKGFITFDGKTQTVVEAAEKVMKGYKDEITYIVGPSHAEEVGLGVITGLVAASNNRKNADLFINLFAKTPISLFYSDDVFGVQIASALKNVFAIAFGILDAYKLNYPNLIGNNTESFLFSMSLNNIKDIAIELGGRNIETFLFLSGSGDLDVTCRSMFGRNRRLGNEIVSKNILENFFSIDDLINNIEKIGYLPEGVLAAKSIFSLFKELNRDLNPNSLLSVIYKILNKELGSESVIEYMRDIRQ; this comes from the coding sequence ATGAAAATATCAGTAATAGGAGCAGGCGCTTGGGGGACAGCTATTGCAAAGTCTTTGGCAGATAAATTTGATTTTAATATTTTTTTATGGTCTTTTGAAGAAGATGTTAAAAATTGTATTAATAATAATAATGTTAATGCCAAATATTTAAAGTCAATTAAATTGCCAAAAAATTTAGTTGCAAGTTCAGATTTGTTTGAAGTTGTATCGATGTCTGATTATATTTTCATTGCAACGCCATCTCTTTTTACTGTTGATATTTTTAAAAAATTGGATCAGTTTTTCCATTCTTTGGAAATAAAGCCAAAATTAGCAATACTTACAAAAGGGTTTATTACTTTTGATGGGAAAACCCAGACAGTTGTTGAAGCTGCTGAGAAAGTCATGAAAGGATATAAAGACGAAATTACTTATATTGTTGGCCCAAGTCATGCTGAAGAAGTTGGACTTGGTGTAATAACAGGACTTGTTGCAGCTAGCAATAACAGAAAAAATGCAGATTTGTTTATTAATTTATTTGCCAAAACCCCAATTTCTTTGTTTTATAGTGACGATGTTTTTGGGGTGCAAATAGCATCAGCCTTAAAAAATGTGTTTGCAATTGCATTTGGAATTTTAGATGCGTATAAATTGAATTATCCTAATTTGATAGGTAATAATACAGAATCATTTTTATTTTCAATGTCTTTAAATAATATTAAGGATATTGCAATTGAGCTTGGGGGAAGAAATATTGAAACGTTTTTATTTTTGTCTGGTTCTGGTGATTTAGATGTTACTTGTAGAAGCATGTTTGGAAGAAATAGACGACTTGGTAATGAAATTGTTAGCAAAAACATTTTAGAAAATTTTTTTAGTATAGATGATTTAATAAATAATATTGAAAAAATTGGATATTTGCCAGAAGGAGTTTTGGCTGCTAAATCAATTTTTTCCCTTTTTAAAGAATTAAATCGAGATCTCAATCCCAATAGCTTGTTAAGTGTTATATAT